The proteins below come from a single Streptococcus porcinus genomic window:
- the pbp2a gene encoding penicillin-binding protein PBP2A yields the protein MTFLELLEKKFLPKKYAEKRKERETSKMSEGLTKESQTASQEELAKASFHRRRESSENPQKQEPAWKQKLEAILPSPRNPIRRFWRRYHIGKIFLIVIGTLVLAIGSYLFYLSKTAKVSDLQNALKATTVIYDNKAEYAGSLSGQKGTYVELDAISDNLENAVIATEDRTFYENNGINLSRFLLAVATAGHFGGGSTITQQLAKNAYLSQDQTIKRKAREFFLALELTKKYSKKEILTMYLNNSYFGNGIWGVEDASRKYFGTSAANLTLDEAATLAGMLKGPEIYNPLYSIKNATNRRDTVLSVMVDAGKITKQQAQESKSIGIGNRLADTYVGKSDDYKYPSYFDAVINEAISTYGISEKDLVNNGYKIYTELDQNYQTGMQTTFNTASLFPVSAYDGTSAQGASVALDPKTGGVRGLVGRVNADGKQEFRSFNYATQAKRSPASSIKPLIVYAPAIASGWSIDKLLPNTVRDFGDYKPHNYGNYESEDVPMYQALANSYNIPAVATVKDLGVDKAIAYGKKFGLDMPSSSKELGIALGGSVTTNPLEMAQAYSAFANNGVMHKAHFITKIETASGKVVKEHSDQSKRVISQSVADKMTSMMLGTFSNGSAVNANVYGYTLAGKTGTTETDFNPDLSGDQWVIGYTPDVVISQWLGFNKTDEHHYLSDSSAGTASAIFSTQASYILPYTKGSQFKVDNAYAANGISAVYGINETSTETAQGSHDIIDNLRKSAEDASKSISDAVNNYGLKEKAKSIWNGIIDYFR from the coding sequence ATGACATTTTTAGAATTACTTGAAAAGAAGTTTTTACCCAAAAAATATGCGGAAAAACGAAAAGAACGAGAAACCTCCAAAATGTCTGAGGGTTTGACTAAAGAATCCCAGACAGCTAGCCAAGAAGAACTAGCAAAAGCGTCTTTTCATCGGCGGAGGGAGTCCTCAGAGAACCCACAAAAACAAGAGCCTGCTTGGAAGCAGAAGTTAGAAGCTATCTTACCTTCTCCTCGGAATCCAATCAGGCGTTTTTGGCGTCGGTATCATATTGGAAAAATTTTCTTGATTGTTATTGGGACGCTCGTTTTAGCGATAGGATCATATCTTTTTTACTTATCCAAGACGGCCAAGGTTTCAGATTTACAGAATGCATTAAAGGCAACAACTGTTATTTATGACAATAAAGCAGAGTATGCTGGAAGTTTATCAGGTCAAAAAGGAACCTATGTAGAGTTGGATGCTATTTCTGACAATCTTGAGAATGCTGTTATTGCAACTGAGGACCGCACCTTTTATGAAAATAACGGTATTAATCTTAGCCGTTTCCTACTGGCAGTTGCCACTGCGGGACATTTTGGTGGTGGCTCAACAATTACGCAACAATTAGCAAAGAATGCTTATCTATCTCAAGATCAAACGATTAAGCGTAAAGCGCGTGAATTTTTCTTAGCTTTAGAATTAACCAAAAAGTACAGCAAAAAAGAAATTTTAACCATGTACCTCAATAATTCTTACTTTGGAAATGGAATTTGGGGTGTCGAAGACGCCAGTCGAAAGTACTTTGGAACAAGCGCAGCCAATTTGACCCTAGATGAGGCGGCCACTTTGGCGGGAATGCTAAAGGGTCCAGAAATTTATAATCCTCTTTATTCTATTAAGAATGCGACCAATCGGCGAGATACCGTTTTATCTGTCATGGTTGATGCTGGTAAGATTACCAAACAACAGGCCCAAGAGTCTAAGTCTATTGGTATTGGTAATCGTTTAGCAGACACTTACGTTGGTAAATCAGATGATTATAAATACCCATCCTATTTCGATGCAGTCATTAATGAAGCTATCTCTACTTATGGTATTTCGGAAAAAGACTTGGTTAATAATGGCTATAAGATTTACACTGAATTAGATCAGAATTACCAAACAGGGATGCAAACGACTTTCAATACTGCTAGTCTTTTTCCTGTTTCTGCTTACGATGGGACAAGTGCTCAAGGTGCTAGTGTTGCGCTAGACCCTAAAACTGGCGGTGTTCGTGGACTTGTAGGAAGGGTTAATGCTGATGGGAAGCAAGAGTTTCGTAGTTTCAACTATGCTACACAGGCAAAACGTAGCCCGGCTTCTTCCATCAAACCGTTGATTGTCTACGCTCCAGCCATAGCTTCTGGTTGGTCTATTGATAAGCTCTTACCAAACACAGTTCGTGATTTTGGTGACTACAAACCTCATAACTATGGAAATTATGAATCGGAAGATGTGCCGATGTATCAGGCCTTAGCTAATTCTTATAATATTCCAGCTGTTGCAACGGTTAAGGATTTGGGGGTTGATAAAGCCATTGCTTATGGTAAAAAATTTGGCTTAGATATGCCTTCTTCTAGTAAAGAATTAGGAATTGCTTTAGGTGGGAGCGTTACGACGAATCCACTTGAAATGGCTCAGGCTTATTCGGCATTTGCTAATAATGGGGTGATGCACAAAGCTCACTTTATTACTAAGATTGAAACCGCAAGTGGAAAAGTTGTCAAAGAGCATTCTGATCAGTCCAAACGTGTCATTAGTCAATCTGTTGCTGATAAGATGACTAGTATGATGTTAGGAACGTTTTCAAATGGCTCTGCTGTCAATGCTAATGTTTATGGTTATACATTAGCTGGTAAGACAGGAACAACAGAAACAGATTTTAACCCAGATTTATCAGGTGACCAATGGGTTATTGGTTATACCCCAGACGTTGTTATTAGTCAGTGGCTAGGTTTTAATAAGACAGACGAGCACCATTATTTATCGGATTCCAGTGCCGGAACAGCTTCAGCAATCTTTAGTACACAAGCCTCTTATATTTTACCTTACACTAAAGGTAGCCAGTTTAAAGTGGATAACGCCTATGCTGCCAATGGTATTTCGGCGGTCTATGGAATAAATGAAACAAGTACTGAAACTGCTCAAGGATCTCATGATATTATCGATAATCTTAGAAAATCAGCTGAAGATGCTTCGAAATCAATTTCGGATGCAGTCAATAACTACGGCTTAAAAGAGAAAGCCAAAAGTATCTGGAATGGGATTATTGACTATTTTAGATAG
- a CDS encoding RidA family protein yields MKSIRRYDVNEESAHTGLVEAGDFYFLNFCTGNVGQPIEDQINGAFDEMERRLGLVGLSLEAVVKMDCLFRDVWNLPILEKVIKERFNGKYPARKSIQTEFAQDGGPDGLLFQVDGIAYSKPVQIGSN; encoded by the coding sequence ATGAAAAGTATTAGACGTTACGATGTAAATGAAGAATCTGCTCACACAGGACTTGTGGAGGCAGGTGATTTTTATTTTTTGAATTTTTGCACTGGAAATGTCGGTCAACCAATTGAAGACCAAATTAATGGTGCTTTCGATGAAATGGAACGACGTCTCGGATTGGTTGGTTTAAGTTTAGAAGCAGTTGTTAAAATGGATTGTCTTTTTCGTGATGTTTGGAACCTTCCAATTTTAGAAAAAGTGATAAAAGAACGTTTTAATGGCAAATACCCAGCTCGTAAATCTATTCAAACAGAGTTTGCTCAAGATGGAGGACCTGACGGGTTGCTCTTTCAAGTTGATGGGATTGCCTATTCCAAACCTGTTCAAATAGGTTCAAACTAG
- a CDS encoding RluA family pseudouridine synthase: MKIQTNSLGGFRVTFTNPYSQMTVKELLETKLLIPRKIRHFLRTKKHLLVNQQVVTWQDLVTKGDEISLSFDPDDYPQKKIPFGNPHLVECLYQDSHLIVVNKPEGMKTHGNEPNELALLNHVSAFVGQTCYIIHRLDMETSGAIIFAKNPFILPIMNRLLENREIGRNYWALIDGVIENKDTVLQFPIGRHRHDRRKRLVDLKHGQKAITHVKRLKTYRHQFSLVDCSLKTGRTHQIRVHLSYIGHPIVGDPLYQQQTVSQRLMLHAHQLYFKHPLTLELIVVKAKSETFEKGLP; the protein is encoded by the coding sequence ATGAAAATCCAAACAAATAGTCTCGGGGGTTTTAGAGTCACTTTCACCAACCCTTACTCACAAATGACTGTAAAAGAATTATTAGAAACTAAATTATTAATCCCTCGAAAAATCCGCCATTTTTTAAGAACAAAGAAGCATCTCTTGGTTAACCAGCAAGTGGTGACTTGGCAGGATTTGGTTACAAAAGGTGATGAGATCAGTTTAAGTTTTGATCCGGATGATTATCCTCAAAAAAAGATTCCTTTTGGCAACCCCCACTTAGTGGAGTGCCTTTATCAAGATTCTCACCTTATTGTGGTTAATAAACCCGAAGGAATGAAGACACACGGAAACGAACCTAATGAGTTAGCACTTCTCAACCATGTCTCCGCTTTTGTAGGTCAAACCTGCTACATTATTCATCGTTTAGATATGGAAACAAGTGGAGCTATTATCTTTGCCAAGAACCCATTTATTCTTCCCATTATGAATCGCTTACTTGAGAATCGTGAAATTGGCAGGAACTACTGGGCTTTGATTGATGGGGTAATTGAGAATAAGGATACAGTCCTACAGTTTCCTATCGGGCGCCATCGCCATGACCGAAGAAAAAGACTAGTTGATTTAAAGCATGGTCAAAAAGCCATAACACATGTAAAACGGTTAAAAACGTATAGGCATCAGTTCAGTTTAGTTGATTGCTCCTTAAAGACCGGTCGAACGCACCAGATTCGAGTCCACTTGTCATATATCGGCCACCCTATTGTCGGTGATCCTTTATATCAGCAGCAAACTGTCTCACAGCGCCTCATGTTACATGCCCATCAACTCTATTTCAAACACCCACTAACACTTGAATTAATTGTGGTTAAGGCCAAGTCAGAAACCTTTGAAAAAGGACTCCCTTAG
- a CDS encoding zinc ribbon domain-containing protein produces MKQFFKRKWIKISFSFLGLLFLGVIAFGSFYYSKANVINRYTKARSLSTGSVFENIKEYLIWSDTNEKITNDEANFAHFTRLKKSEINQIKKKLSEADASDSIYLKAKGRHFGIFPAYYIAMKPMSLTIKTNLPNEDILLNQKMVAHSDSDHFSTELKRLPIADYKASINGNYKGRKVVISKKYDGTNQILDLSVTFKNFTVSSNLVDGDLYFDDSRIGSLKDGIYDVKDYPVTHSAQAYVKKTFPDGELLSKKVGLDDIREDSSISLDVDNLLAKDKAGQYLLSAFDQLMIYTSTRQDSTKLNDVFENGANNSFYKGLKESVKAKLETDKRKASSFAIPNVVLSGLTQVGKEAYLIDFIANYDYTYNKDTDPTKGSSGHIIQDITGKMTLKKSGDKYLVSEAGDKNITVVSEKNQVKAPSPLPEGMAGTWKGTKDDVTYTVIIDEDGTITRKTTYKDPKRKEETLSAKISKVEEKSPGDYRLSFSSGTGEVVIIGGGIGGMNIKYEYGFHLDGDRLTSIIWQTGLDKEFDYSKSAPGLTLTRQ; encoded by the coding sequence ATGAAACAATTTTTTAAAAGGAAATGGATTAAAATCAGCTTTAGCTTCCTAGGTTTGCTATTTTTAGGTGTTATTGCTTTTGGTAGTTTCTATTATTCAAAAGCTAATGTCATTAATCGTTACACGAAAGCAAGGAGTCTCTCAACAGGTTCTGTATTTGAAAATATTAAAGAGTATCTAATTTGGTCAGATACCAATGAAAAGATTACCAATGACGAGGCAAACTTTGCCCATTTTACTCGTCTGAAGAAGTCAGAAATCAACCAGATCAAAAAGAAGCTAAGTGAGGCAGATGCATCTGATTCTATATATCTTAAGGCCAAAGGGCGCCATTTCGGTATTTTCCCTGCCTATTATATCGCTATGAAGCCAATGTCTTTGACAATAAAAACGAATCTTCCTAATGAAGATATTTTATTAAACCAGAAAATGGTAGCACATTCTGACTCTGACCACTTTTCGACAGAACTAAAACGATTGCCGATTGCCGATTATAAAGCTAGTATCAATGGCAACTATAAGGGAAGAAAAGTTGTTATTAGTAAAAAATATGATGGGACAAATCAAATTTTAGATTTATCGGTAACGTTTAAGAATTTTACCGTTAGCAGTAATTTAGTTGATGGCGATTTATATTTTGACGACAGTCGGATTGGTAGCTTGAAAGATGGCATTTACGATGTTAAAGATTACCCGGTAACCCATTCAGCGCAAGCTTATGTAAAAAAGACTTTTCCGGATGGAGAACTACTCTCTAAAAAAGTTGGGCTGGATGATATTCGAGAAGATTCAAGTATCTCATTAGATGTGGATAATTTACTAGCTAAAGATAAAGCTGGACAATATTTACTATCAGCCTTTGATCAATTAATGATCTATACAAGTACTCGTCAAGACTCAACAAAACTGAATGATGTTTTTGAAAATGGTGCTAACAATAGCTTTTATAAGGGATTGAAAGAAAGTGTTAAAGCTAAGCTTGAAACAGACAAGCGTAAGGCTTCTAGTTTTGCTATTCCAAATGTCGTTTTAAGTGGTTTGACTCAAGTTGGCAAAGAGGCATATCTAATTGATTTTATTGCGAATTATGATTATACCTATAACAAGGATACAGACCCTACGAAAGGTTCCTCAGGCCATATTATTCAAGATATCACAGGTAAAATGACCTTGAAAAAATCAGGGGATAAGTATCTCGTTAGTGAAGCTGGTGATAAAAATATTACGGTAGTTAGTGAGAAAAATCAGGTAAAGGCGCCGTCGCCTTTACCTGAAGGTATGGCTGGTACTTGGAAAGGTACTAAGGATGATGTTACTTATACCGTGATTATTGATGAGGATGGTACTATAACGCGTAAAACCACCTATAAAGATCCTAAAAGAAAAGAAGAAACATTAAGTGCTAAGATCAGCAAGGTAGAAGAAAAATCTCCTGGTGACTATCGCTTAAGCTTCTCCTCTGGAACTGGTGAAGTTGTGATTATCGGAGGAGGTATTGGTGGTATGAACATAAAATACGAATATGGTTTCCATCTTGATGGTGATCGTTTAACATCAATTATATGGCAAACCGGTTTGGATAAAGAGTTTGATTACAGTAAATCAGCTCCTGGTTTAACGCTAACACGTCAATAA
- a CDS encoding C69 family dipeptidase: MNAKKFTLTAATFLAAFGCYSSVDACTGFIIGKDLTTDGSTLYGRTEDLEPNHNKTFIVRDAKDHKKGEMWKDKANGFEYPLPGHSFKYTAVPDVTPEQGVFDEAGFNEHGVSISATVSASANAKILKKDPYVKNGLAESSMASVILPSVKTAKEGVQLIAKIVKEKGAAEGNIITIADKDGVWYMEILSGHQYVAIKFPNDKFAVFPNTFYLGHVNFDDKENTIASADVKKIAKEAGSYKEVDGQFHIARSYNPKMDDANRSRSYSGIKSLDPDSKVTYKDDNFELLQSTTKKFTLEDAIKLQRNRFEGLDLKPLDQMELDGKGKPKSKEAIKGYAYPISNPNVMEAHIFQLKHDIPAEMGGGVMWLSIGSPRNAPYLPYLGNISQTYKAYHENSTKYNKDSWYWTVSHINDMVAANPKKFGTEVIDEMKKLEKNWMAEQETTNQEVSKLISSDPKAAQEKANRDSMNRAEKTFKRLKEIESKLEKESPKSRDKKVKNK, encoded by the coding sequence ATGAACGCAAAAAAATTTACTCTCACAGCAGCAACATTTTTAGCTGCTTTTGGTTGTTATTCATCTGTTGATGCTTGTACAGGTTTCATCATTGGTAAAGATTTAACAACAGACGGATCAACTCTTTACGGACGAACAGAGGATTTAGAGCCAAACCATAACAAGACATTTATTGTTAGAGATGCAAAAGATCACAAAAAAGGAGAGATGTGGAAGGACAAAGCTAATGGATTTGAATATCCCCTACCAGGTCATTCCTTTAAGTATACAGCTGTCCCTGATGTTACTCCAGAACAAGGAGTCTTTGATGAAGCTGGTTTTAACGAACATGGTGTTTCTATATCTGCCACAGTCTCTGCTTCTGCAAATGCAAAGATCTTAAAAAAAGATCCTTATGTTAAAAATGGTTTAGCAGAGTCTTCAATGGCTTCCGTCATTCTCCCAAGCGTAAAAACAGCTAAAGAAGGCGTCCAACTCATCGCAAAAATCGTTAAAGAAAAGGGAGCTGCTGAAGGTAATATCATTACTATTGCTGATAAGGATGGCGTTTGGTATATGGAAATTCTATCAGGGCACCAATATGTAGCCATTAAATTTCCAAACGATAAATTTGCTGTCTTTCCAAATACTTTCTACTTAGGCCATGTCAACTTCGATGATAAAGAAAACACTATTGCATCTGCTGATGTTAAAAAGATTGCAAAGGAAGCTGGATCCTATAAAGAAGTGGACGGACAGTTCCATATTGCACGATCCTACAATCCCAAAATGGATGATGCCAACCGATCTCGCTCGTACTCAGGTATTAAATCTCTAGACCCTGATTCTAAGGTCACTTATAAAGATGATAATTTTGAATTATTACAAAGTACTACTAAAAAATTCACCTTAGAAGATGCTATCAAATTACAACGTAATCGCTTTGAAGGCCTAGACTTAAAACCTCTGGATCAAATGGAGCTAGATGGTAAAGGAAAGCCTAAATCAAAAGAAGCAATAAAAGGTTACGCCTATCCTATTTCCAATCCAAATGTGATGGAAGCACATATTTTCCAACTTAAACATGACATTCCTGCTGAAATGGGAGGTGGTGTTATGTGGCTATCTATTGGAAGTCCAAGAAACGCTCCATATTTACCTTATCTAGGTAACATCAGCCAAACTTACAAAGCATATCATGAAAACAGTACTAAATATAACAAAGACTCTTGGTATTGGACTGTATCACATATTAACGATATGGTTGCCGCTAATCCTAAAAAATTTGGCACTGAAGTTATTGACGAGATGAAAAAGCTCGAAAAAAACTGGATGGCCGAGCAAGAAACAACAAATCAAGAAGTTTCTAAATTAATCTCAAGCGACCCTAAAGCTGCTCAAGAAAAAGCTAACCGAGACTCTATGAATCGCGCCGAAAAAACCTTTAAACGTCTTAAAGAAATTGAATCTAAGCTAGAAAAAGAAAGTCCTAAAAGTAGAGATAAAAAAGTAAAAAATAAGTAG